The Glycine max cultivar Williams 82 chromosome 17, Glycine_max_v4.0, whole genome shotgun sequence genome contains the following window.
aagaaatttaaaaaaaaaattgtgtggtgGGGTATCTTTCCTTCTTTGTTAATGTTGTCAATGTCACAACTCATCATTACAACAAATGTTATTGcgtattttcataatttaaaaattataacaatctTTAATCAATACAATGACACttgtttatatgataatttttttatcaggtCTTGTTTCTAtaagatttgaaaaataaaaactcgTTGAgttacaagaaaataaaatttaacaattagatattaattatgtaataactaaaatttaattaaatataatatttagatCCAGGTTTCTTAAAAAGTATAACATTgccattaattttataatttttaaaaagttacaagATAAAAGTGATTATATAATcactaaatttgataaaatatattgcgataagatttcttaaaaaactactgttgattttataattaaaaaaataatgttaagagataaaaaataattacataatttttttttaaaaaaaatataatattcattttcaagttaaatttatttacaccAAGAAAGTTTGACTCAATTGGTTGACCAAAGTTGTAAACTCTCTAGTATTGTGTTTAATTTCTacgaataaaaaatagatttatttacttaataaaaaatcaatctctttaaaatatatataatatttatctattatttttaaaaattataaaaaattcaggGTGGCCAAGGCCCCCTACTTCCTTCATGGGTCCACCCTAGTTATTTGTCAtcaacccaatttttttttggtaaaggaTGGAAATTAAATACATGTgcttcaattaaataaattgttcccacttaattacatatttagtctttgaaaatgCAAGAAACACACTAAAAAGGGAGAATTGAATAGTGTGtttatcaaagataaaaaaaatatttcacaatAATAGAAAGTATGGATAAAATAGAGACAAACATTGTTCGTTCACTAATAACAAATAGACAACAGAAAATACACAAAGTGGTCGTCCAATGATTACTAGGGGTTTCTTAAAACagtttttcaaataaacacTATGTGTAAAGTGATGTTAGAGAAATGTAATAAGAATACTTAATaaagtaatatggagagaagtcgAACAACTTGATTGATACTAATTCCTTCAACTTGAGTTACATCCAGTTCTCCTTTACTCACTAGTAAAATGTTTCACTAATCAATAAATGATAGCAAACAAGTATTATAACCTATCACTCCTAActttacaagtattcttaacaTCACTTTTGGTATCTTCTTAGACTCCCCCAGTATCAAAGAacccaagtatttttttaacactaagTCACTCCTGACTTTCACAAACGAAAGTTTGATTGAATACAAGTATTTTTAACACTCAAAGagtgaatatataattaagcaCAAATATGAATTACTTTGCTTTGCAAAGGATAATAACAATGTAAAACTTGTTGTGTGAATAACAAAGTTTCTgttcaaatatttattcactcttgttctttctttttctcatttttcgtCAGGTGCTTCATTAAGGGAGACATCCTTTTATAGACTTCAATGGGATATCCATTGCGGGATTTGCGTCGTTATCTTGATAGGACTGTTGTCTCACATAGAGGAATTGGTTGACATGTCAAGCTCTGAATGACAAGGATTTATTTGAAATACAGATAATGCCATGTGCTTTTTGTCCACTCTGAAAGCGACCTTTAACAGAATATTTCACGGAAGCCTTCTATTCTCTTATATACTgtctttttcttaaattcaaacACTAGTTATTCAAATGTAAGAGAGACAAATAGAATGTGAATAAAACAGTACATGAGCACTTCCCTTTTTCGTGACACAGTTTTTGAGACTGGAAGCACAAGTTTACCTTATGACAACGTGTTATATTGTTATGCATAAGAATGGACACTCATTGAATATAGCGTGTTGGATGCTAAGTTAAAACAAAGCATTATTTCTATAGATGCGGATGATATTCCTTTAACATAATAATCTTGTCTACTTGTCAAAAACTAATtagaatatcaataatttatacttatgtTATACATAAAAATCTAGGTTGGATGAGACACATGATCATCCAGACCTAACAATCTTAATGTTTGAAAACTCACATATTTGCATGACACAAACGCTTGACTCCTCTCTTTAGGTTTGACTGTGcgttatttttctcttttgcacTCTATTTATTCACtgagtttaatttctttttctcttctttagtttaatttatactttgtttaatttttttttttctcttctttagtTTAATCTATACTTTTTTTAACTGTgaaatttgtgtttgttttcattaACAAACAGAATCCCATATGTATGTTTGAGGAATGAGACAATTTTTCCTTTGGAGGCCTTTTATCTTCTTGGTAGGCCCTTTGTCATGGGTCTATATGTTAAACTTCTATCAATATCAAAGATTAATCATTGGaacaaattataaacaaaagagTAATAAGTTTCGATAATATTGATTCCAATGATAATTCTAAtagtattttgaaaataattctaATAGAAATCTCATAATAATTTGGATAGTAATTTCGATAATAATAAGAAGTAGGGattgaaaaaagtaaaagggtttagagaaaaataaaatctgaaaTTGAAATATTGGTTGAAAATATTGTCCTAACTCGTCAATATGTAAACGTCATGTAGACTTAATAGGATATAAGTGTGTTACATATGTTTTAACCTTTATTATAATGGTacaaactaatatttataaGTAATAATTCCTAATTATCCATAATTTCTCATTGTCATCTTTAACGTTGACGATATTTGTCTTCGATCTTCACCCTTAAAGACTTTTGTATCTTCAATCTCTATTTTTGATATCTAATGTCTTGATGCTTTCTAACTTTTCATTTCGTTTATCATCGTACACTTAATCAAAAGACTATATTTTGATGCTTAGTGAAAATAGTTTATTGAAAAACTatttctcaatattttttttgtaaaagataattttttataattgaaaaatatcaatGTTAAAAACTTTTTACCCCCTGACCGAGTTCTTGTGtgggaaaaaatatattgattggAACAGAAACGTTGTATTCACTCAAAATAACTAGTAATAATTTCTCGAGTTTCACCACACACATGTGAGTGATGTGACATGTACAACACCATCTCTCACCACACCTCCACGATGGTATTATATTCATAATCATTCATACAGTTGCCACTTGCCACTACCGGAACAAAAACAGAGTTTACCCCATTTCATCACTCCGCGACATATTGCATGCTGAATATGCCGGAATTGCTTGACATTAttgaacaagaagaagaagtaggAGGAGGGAAAGGCGTGTTTTTTGTCGTCTTGGTCTGTAATATTAGGTTAACACACTTTTGAAACTATTGGATGAATATCCATGGCTCACATTTTGAATACAtgctttaaattatatttatttagataaataacGAGCTAGTAGTAGTAGCATGTTGTGTATTTAAAGGTTGCCATTAGCCAAATGTATAATGGCAAAAGTTCTCCAACGGCACGAAATCCTGCTCTTGTAAATgatgaaatgtatttttagatttttttttatttttattttcaattcaagAACAAATGTGAGAGCATTATATACATGCAGATactaaaatcacaatttattcCCTTTTAAGATTACAAACTTGTACAAATAACGGTAATATATGTGcagaaatttcttttttatagatataaatgtaaaagaaaatgaaaaacatacaTCCCATTTTGATCTAATTGAAGGAAAAaggataagaaaaatgaaaaatggcaAATATAATAAGTGatgtattgaaaataataaataagataaaaatgaaaatatattaataatatctcAAATGTAAATAGCATGTGTCCCAAATTATTCCATGAGTAATTGTCATGCACATAAATGAAATATACGTGTTTGGTTTCTGCAATGTTACACGCTGATGCACGTGTGAGTCAGCAATCAACATCAAGACAGTGATATGGTGTTTGTTATGTAtgttcatcttttaattttcatgaaagttttaattatgtttttaatttttagtttgaatTATGGGTGacttgttttgtaattttttaaacgattaaatttatttatttttaagataaagctaaattgatattttatcaatttttacttacaatttcatttttttattttttcttaaaatttaaataaactcaatcgattaaattattttaattttttattaaacatgcaaagtaaaatattaaattttattcaatttttttcttagaacctaaattcatattataaattcattcaatttttttttaaatatttgtatataaaataatatttcaaaaaatttaagtaaaatatttttttaaagaaaatgatgaattcgcttaattttaaattattaaaaactgaATTGgctcaaaaaaaattcaaggaaTCAAAATTACGCATACGAAATTAAAGAGATTAAAACtgtaatgaaattaattataagaaaaataatctaatgctttttcaaaaaatctttattatttttattatctatatttatCTACTATCTATTCATAATACAGAATTCAagtcatatatttttaataatacataattagcacaatttttattcaaatgccTAAGAAATATTATCATCCCTTTTTAATATATGATGACCTCGATGTTCCTATACACCGTCGAGAGCCAATTTTGGTCCATCTGATTGATAAACGCCGTTGGTTTCAGAGACTATTTCTTTAatcttagaatatattttttttgaaaatatataatgagAATGTTATTTTtgagtatttaaaaaatgtgtaaTAAGTCTTACAATAAGTATTTTATTATCTCATAATAAAGGTGATCGAGAATAAATTTTCTCAACTCCATAttcctaaaattaaataaataatcggTGAAACAAACACTTTCTTATAAAATGACGTTAATAacatctaataaattttttatatttttaaaagacaaTTTCTATTAAGCTTTAATTAGCAAGCTAGCTAAGAATActacaattatttataatattgagTGGAAACTAATTTGAatggtaaaatataaaataatttgaaaagtgtcaaacacaaataacgaaattataaaacattaacTAGATGATAcgataaatgaaatgaaaatatcaCATAAGAATTCTTATTAATAGACAGACGATGGAGATGGACAATACAGGGAAGGCAAGTACACCATAACAGAGAAGGGAATTAATCACATCACAATATACttattaattttgtgaatatacaACCAAATTACAAACCAAGATCGATGATTCAACACGTATTGAAAAAGGGGTAATTTGATTTCACGATGTTATTCTTTACTCTTAAAGCACATATTAAGCAATTAACATGTtatatatagtattatttttattttataatataaatcaaaGGCATGCATAGGATAGTGGTCCAATTAAGTCTAAGGGCACTTGCGTTTGCCACCATGAGTAGTCAAACTTGCATAGCAGGGACACACTTCTTGGTTTCCAGCAGTGCCAGGTGGCACGCAGTTACAGCGTCTACAACAAGTTCCACAAGCTCTTTGGCAGAGGCGTGGACGAGATGATAAACGGCACCTCGCAGCACATGCTCCGTTACAatctgaaattaattattaccaTCAACACATAAAAAATTTGTATACTTAACTtccaatttcaaattagttatgaattttatatatgaaacttTAGTTAGTACCTATCTGCTGAAGAAGAGACCCCTGCGTTTGTGCATGTGCCTGCGGTTCCTCAAAAACATGGtcaaattagttaatttaattgagTAGAACTtagttaaaagaaattaacaaattCAACCTAACTTGGTTACATAAAACGAACAAGAAAGAGAGCTAACATATTTATATGGAAAAATTAAGAAGcagaatatttgaatatttatgtACCGATTGATCAGCATCAACGAAATGAAGAAGGAGAAGCGACGCAAGAAGGGAAGCAATTATAAGCTTAGAAAGAGCCATGGCTATAGGAGAAGGAGCTTAATTGAAGATGtgtatattattgttattgggAATGTTTTGATTGATTGCTAAGTGCGTGGAATGAGAAGCAGAATGAGGAGGGTATTTATAGTGTTGATAAGAGTTGTATATGAGGTATGAACAGAAGGTGGTAAGTACTAAAGTACGGGTAGAATTATATAAACGTGAGAATATGTAAGTGGGACACTGTGATGTGGTGGCTAGTGACTAGTGAGGGAAATTTGGTAGTGAAAACTCAAAGGGATCTTGGAAGCATCAAGAAACGCGGCTAAAATATATGATAGCTAGCCTTGCCCACACCTCACAACAACAATTCCATAGTCTTATCTTAATTTGTGTCTGGACTTGCACACATAGTTGTTTAACCCAAAAGTTGATATTTCATGAGATCATAAAAACAAGTCAAGTGATAAGGtaacattcataaaaaaaatgaaaaattacttACCTAAAGGGTCGGCCACCAATTAAAACATGATGcaaatcagattttttttatctaattaaatCACATGTATCAtctataaaaagtaattttatttaaaattgataggATTATTatgaacaacaatttttttgcttCTAAATAACTTGATGCAAACCAAGTTAGTACTAATGTAAAATATGACATGAATAATGATAATCAAGTCTTGTGCTGTTGGTTTGGGTAATTACCAGTGTGGGTGAGTATGATATGCCATTTAAACGACTATTTGTATAAATTTGGCGGCGTAGGGTTTAGGTCAAATGATGTGAGCTAGGAAGCGTTATTACCTAGTACATTTCGATTCCCATGTATCATTGCATTGcataatttatgtaaatgttCGTGGCCGACCCTAGGAGGGTCATATTACGGGACTAGGTAGGTTGCATTATTGGGAATGAGGAGGGTATGACATATTGCAAGAATACACGGAagggttcaattttttttcatgtacaCGGAAAACTACAAGTGCTGAATTATTAATGTAACAGCCAAAAATTCTGTAATTGAAGTGCCCCTCCGTCAAGTTTGGCTTTGATAGATGGTGATAGATGGAATTGGATGCAATAATAAGTGTGTGGAGAGTAGGAAGAGTAACTATTTGCACAAAGTAGGAAAAGGATTGCTAAAGCTGATGCAGCCAACCTTGACAGCTGGATGCGGCGGCACACAGCTGGATTAtgctaaaatgaaaatttatcatCATGCAATATTACTTGCCCAAACCCAGTGTAGTTAAGACAACAACAAAAGTTGAGTTTTTgagaactatttttttaaaaaagaatgaaaaacttTAAATATGATTAAGTTTCCATCACTAATTAATCGTATAATTGATCTGGAGAAtccaaatttatataaaaatattttgaaataatactAAAAACCCAAATTTCTAATTACAAtagttatcaaataaaaatattacttacCCCCACCCACTCCAAAATAAATATCTCGGAGTGCTGTCATcgtgaatttattttattttaatggtgtTTCTTACGTGGTTTATATTTATCCTAATGCATTTAATTTTGTATGAATTGTCCCCCACTCCCACTGCCACATCCATTTGAACATGTAAAAGGTCGTGGGCAGAGGAGAGAAGAAATAGGTAGTGAATTGGAAATGGAATTCCATTTCGTATTCCTTAGGCTAAAATATGTGGTGTGGGTGCGGGGCAATCATATAAAGGtgaacaataaataataaaaatagtatgcaaaagaaaaaagagaaaaagggaatAAAACATCGCAAAAGAGAAAATAGTGTCTTGTAAAGTAAAtctgtttatataaataaatatattcataatcaatcatttgaattgtgaaggaatttgttgtaCAATTGGTGGTCTGATTTAATTTAAGGTAAGGTGAGCCAAAGCATTTAGTATACTATTAGCACACGCTTAGAGATCgatagttttttcttcttcttttgagaGGCACAGTACTTATGAATTTTTTTGGACATGAAAACTTATACTGATTACTAAATAATCTATTTTCATATTATGaattagaatataaaatttaagagaatgatctcaattaaatattcttaattttctCTCATTAAATACATGCAATTTTTTCTCACTATCTCCGTCACTGGTGAAAAAATTATCTCCACTATTTCTAATGACCATCATGACTCATACAACTTTGTGTGTGTTTATACTAAcccatttaaaatatatatattttttcttgtagtttcatgatttttttagaaaaaaaagtatttttgttCTATATAAATAATGCTTATAAACGCTACCTGTATTTGTTTTTGGTTGATTTGAGtgtttatgataaatattatataaaaaaaacgcACGAAGGTACAAAGACATGGATGCTTGAGAGAATTAAAAAGAAGTATAagtaccttttttttataagctaaaaaatattattaaaactgagtatatataaaaaaaatattcaaatccaTTACATAGTTTAGACTAACACAAGACGCTAATACAAAACAGTTTTCACCCACCTCATTAAAGATCCCCTGTAAATACATTTAAGGAATAGTCAAACACTAAGAATATCAGTATAATGCCTAGTAATATAATCCAAGAGGCTAAACATATGTACTAGTACTAGTATACGaggacaaattaaaatatatagggTAAATACAGGACAAATATTGTTTTATGCCTTCAACGTGAAAAATTATTAGATGATTTagttctattattattaaaatatcttaaattaagaaataatataattaatttttattagataattatagaatatatctttaattcaataaatatatatttgattgtcCACgagttaataattattttttggaaaTTAGGTCAATgaacttcttttaatctataaatattaattattaatttattagttttttttttgttatcaacAAAGATTAAATATGTGACATTTTCCTCATTTCCGACCATGAATAACATAGTTAATTATTGTTAGGttgctttaaatattttaaattagggTCACATATGTAGCGATTGCTagtaaatataagtaaatattgTGGTATTGTTTCGTGAAGTTAGATATACAAAAAGGGCAAAATGTACTAGAGTATTTTGCAATTGCCTACTCTTACACAGTTGATCCAATAAAGTTTGTTGACTTATAAGATTAGTTgagtgattaaaaaataatgacacatttGATCTTtgttgtttataaaaaattaacaaattaataaaataaagttgattGACCTAATTTCCTCAGAAAGATAAGCTATGTAACCTGGCTGATATAACTCATATCAGGGATCTGAAAAAGAGAATGTTAAAGTTTTACTGGTCGTGAACAAAGCCGAAGAACAAGTTGTCTGCCAACAAGGCTGCAATGCAACCAAGataaggaaaaggcaaaaaagtTGAGAGGGATTTACTAATACATCATACAGCTGTTGCATGAAGATGCTAATTTGTCCATCAACAAATTAAGGACATTATAACTATTTCTTTTACGTTTTGGATatgttttaaaagatatttttatgttacaaTACGAAAAACATAATGTATGTCACTTCAAAAGATCCGTTCCCTTTTACTACTTTCACTTGGACCTGTCAAATAATTTGACACCACACGGACCCTTTTACTATTGATTCGAGTCAGGTTGGATTGTAAAATTTAGTCcatcttaattatataaaacaaattgtTTCCATTGTCACAATTTCTGAAAACTATTTAgatttaattctaaattttatcatttaatttttataattttattatttaatttttcgttttataaattttatcattcaacttttttaatttctttacatTTTATCACTGACatgtaaaaaacaaacaaattgttaaagaaaaataaaactacatcattttattataaatgaaatgataaaatattcaaaaattgaaaatttgggaggtaaaatttgcaaattaataaaaatttgatgataaaattcacaaaataatagAAAGTTGAATGAtagaattcataaaaaaaaagttacatgataaaatttagaaaattataaaagttgaatggtaaaatttataattaaataaagtgtttaaacattttaaaatcttatatatatatatatatataatattttattatagaaataatttaatattataatttaaaaacaagattataaaaaaatcttttatggAAAAGTTTACTATGTCTAAAATTAATCTAATCTAAGTATATAAAGGCAATCaacaaaaatgattaaatacattttaattattataattatatgtaaTATGATTATTCTTTAAACATGTAGTCGTAAATTCAATTGTTAGTTTAtgcgtataaaaaaataaaaatatatcttaaaaaatatcaacccattaaataaatcttaataCTTCAAAACATTAATCATTTAGATTTtcggtttaaaaaaatattttggttcacgtaaaaaacaagaaaaatcagtgtaacacaacctcatttttttaaaggcaaatatatgtattaattgataaatatagAATGTAGATAACCCTGTATAAGGTGTACAGTATGGCCTGTAACTACCAAAAAAGTATACCCATGTACAATCCCAAAACCAATCATCAATCTCTTCTCACAGAAAGTTTCAGCAAAATAATCCGTGCTTTCTACCTACAAAAGTCATCTAAGAACTCACACAGTCACACACACAACCTCATATTATCTCAGAggtaattaatgtaatttattactattattaataattagttttcTCTATACTCCTCTGTGGAGTATATGGCAGTGTGACACGCTCACTGATCATTAGTTTTCTCTTTATCTGGCTTTTCTTTCTTACTTCTTGAGCACGAATATATATGTAATCTCATCTCTGTGTGACATTAATTCAGAGTCAGCAGAGCTATAAGTATATAGCAACAACTTACGACAACATTCACTCCCTCTAAATTCAAATCCAACAAACACAACCTTAgtacatattttgttttttccccAATACTATGATGTTagagttaattaaattaaatacctTATTTTAACAGGTCCAAGCGGATCATCACCAATTATTATTGGTAAGTagttaattatgaaattattattgctattataagttttataataatataatatactcaTACATTTAGGGAAAAAATggtcatttattatttatttatttatttattttggtaaataTTAAAACGTATATTTGAATAAATGTGTTAAAAGTTGTTAATATTCTTTAAATGTGCCGTCTAAGGGCCTTGTTCATGGCCCACCTACAGCTACCAGTGAAGGAGTTCAGCCATTGGGCCCAAAAGATTCAGAGCTGAGTCCATTGTTCTCTTTAAgcttcttttgaaaagtgaaaactatGTTTGCATGATGGCGGATTGACGATGACGATCACAAGCCCCTTGCAATTGCTGAAAGGACCTCCCATTAGAAATTAGAAGGTTTCTCATACCCTATTTTCCAAtgcatgttttttcttttaaaaaaatattggcaaatattttccaatgcatgtttctttaaattttttat
Protein-coding sequences here:
- the GASA29 gene encoding gibberellin-regulated protein 29 precursor → MALSKLIIASLLASLLLLHFVDADQSAHAQTQGSLLQQIDCNGACAARCRLSSRPRLCQRACGTCCRRCNCVPPGTAGNQEVCPCYASLTTHGGKRKCP